In one Umezawaea sp. Da 62-37 genomic region, the following are encoded:
- a CDS encoding tetratricopeptide repeat protein translates to MIEFGAELRRRRAEANLSQHSLGAKVYLSKGYVSRIENGRVTIQRDLAKRFDDVLGASGELLALLPAQSGSAEPGEFGPHGLPGPPLHFVGRGNELATLASALLGEGAVRVCVLHGIAGIGKTAIALTAARQAERDFPDGALFFDLGGHTPGVEPIPPAQILHTMLTILGVAVDRIPADVDGRANVLRDRLRGRRVLLVFDNVADAAQVRPLLPAEEACRVLVTSRRKLSALDDAWHVRVEALDTGDAVGLFRALVGDVAPDPAEAARIVALCDRLPLAVRIAAVRYAVGGWSAARFRARLVDEGTRLASLDDGERGVAAAFAVSYAELPADQRRIFGLLAYHPGTVIEADAADAMAGLPEGESDLLLDRLHEANLVALGEHGYSLHDLVRLFAVNHALPEVDAATKAAAVARLVAHAVDRVAAADELVNPRRHRTVSSTHPHPLPDRRTALAWLRAQWPTLVRLVVLAGDHDLHRDCWQLAHLLRGFFFHDRLIDPWLATHERGLGAAREENDLSAVGIMLNGMGMAHIKAGAVDAALDCHRRAFDAFTAADDERGVVDASSSAAWTRIYRGEPDTAVEELTSVLSVYRRTGRRRNTMIALRGIALALTDLGRFDEAAGHAQEAWEIASQEGDDGADHEGIVMALNCLAWIDFRAGRHDEADDRYTEAADVADLAGHADEHARAITGRGNIAASCGEFATALSLWSTADALSAALNPAVLGEARVRADLKAEHSADPT, encoded by the coding sequence ATGATCGAATTCGGGGCCGAATTGCGCCGGCGCAGAGCCGAGGCCAACCTGTCCCAGCATTCGCTGGGTGCGAAGGTGTACCTCAGCAAGGGATATGTCAGCCGAATAGAGAACGGTCGGGTGACCATCCAGCGCGACCTGGCAAAGAGGTTCGACGACGTGCTCGGGGCCAGCGGCGAGTTGCTCGCGCTGCTACCCGCCCAGAGCGGGTCGGCGGAACCGGGCGAGTTCGGTCCGCACGGCCTGCCCGGCCCGCCGCTGCACTTCGTCGGTCGTGGCAACGAACTGGCGACGTTGGCCTCGGCGTTGCTCGGCGAAGGGGCTGTGCGGGTGTGCGTGCTGCACGGGATCGCGGGAATCGGCAAGACCGCCATCGCGCTGACCGCAGCACGGCAGGCGGAACGGGACTTCCCGGACGGCGCGCTGTTCTTCGACCTGGGCGGTCACACTCCCGGCGTCGAACCGATCCCGCCGGCGCAGATCCTCCACACGATGCTCACGATTCTGGGCGTCGCCGTGGACCGCATCCCGGCCGACGTCGACGGCCGCGCGAACGTGCTGCGCGACCGCTTGCGCGGGCGAAGGGTCCTGCTGGTGTTCGACAACGTCGCCGACGCCGCCCAGGTCCGCCCGCTACTCCCGGCGGAAGAGGCGTGCCGGGTACTAGTCACGAGCCGCCGCAAGCTGTCGGCCCTCGACGACGCCTGGCACGTGCGGGTCGAAGCCCTGGACACCGGTGACGCCGTGGGCCTCTTCCGGGCGCTGGTGGGTGACGTGGCGCCGGACCCGGCCGAGGCCGCGCGCATCGTCGCGTTGTGCGACAGGCTGCCGCTGGCTGTAAGGATCGCCGCCGTGCGGTACGCCGTCGGGGGCTGGAGCGCGGCCCGATTCCGCGCCCGGCTGGTCGACGAGGGCACGCGCCTGGCGTCCCTCGACGACGGCGAGCGCGGTGTGGCGGCGGCGTTCGCGGTGTCCTACGCCGAGTTGCCCGCGGACCAGCGCAGGATCTTTGGGCTTCTGGCCTACCACCCCGGCACCGTCATCGAGGCCGACGCCGCGGACGCCATGGCCGGGTTGCCCGAGGGTGAGTCCGACCTGCTGCTCGACCGGCTCCACGAAGCGAACCTGGTGGCGCTGGGAGAGCACGGTTACAGCCTGCACGACCTGGTGCGCCTGTTCGCCGTCAACCACGCGTTGCCCGAGGTCGACGCCGCCACCAAAGCCGCGGCCGTGGCCAGGCTCGTGGCGCACGCGGTCGACCGGGTGGCTGCGGCCGACGAGTTGGTGAACCCGAGACGCCACCGCACGGTCTCGTCGACCCACCCGCACCCCCTGCCCGACAGACGGACCGCCTTGGCCTGGCTGCGGGCGCAGTGGCCGACGCTCGTCCGGCTGGTCGTGCTGGCAGGCGACCACGACCTGCACCGCGACTGCTGGCAACTGGCCCACCTGCTGCGCGGGTTCTTCTTCCACGACCGGCTGATCGACCCGTGGCTCGCCACCCACGAGCGCGGACTCGGCGCGGCGCGCGAGGAGAACGACCTCTCGGCCGTCGGCATTATGCTCAACGGCATGGGCATGGCCCACATCAAGGCGGGTGCGGTTGACGCGGCGCTGGACTGCCACCGCCGTGCGTTCGACGCTTTCACCGCCGCCGATGACGAACGCGGGGTGGTGGACGCGTCGTCCAGCGCGGCGTGGACGCGCATCTACCGGGGCGAGCCGGACACCGCCGTCGAGGAGTTGACCTCTGTGCTGAGCGTCTACCGGCGCACCGGCCGCCGGCGCAACACCATGATCGCCCTGCGCGGGATCGCGCTCGCGTTGACCGACCTGGGGCGTTTCGACGAGGCGGCCGGGCACGCCCAGGAGGCGTGGGAGATCGCCAGTCAGGAGGGCGACGACGGCGCAGACCACGAGGGCATCGTCATGGCGCTCAACTGCCTGGCCTGGATCGACTTCCGCGCCGGCCGGCACGACGAAGCAGATGACCGATACACCGAGGCCGCCGACGTCGCCGACCTGGCGGGTCACGCGGACGAACACGCGCGGGCGATCACCGGACGTGGCAACATCGCCGCGTCCTGCGGTGAATTCGCCACTGCCCTCTCCCTCTGGTCCACCGCGGACGCCCTGAGCGCGGCGCTCAACCCGGCGGTGCTGGGTGAGGCGCGCGTCCGCGCCGACCTGAAGGCCGAGCACAGCGCTGACCCGACCTGA
- a CDS encoding toll/interleukin-1 receptor domain-containing protein gives MTQVNDLDPVFLSYRHSDGDLLAERAAWAHRAYGVPVWHDQTHLPPGNFKRRLDEALKSGLSGAVLLITPDLADSDIVRNLELPLLLKLEADSAFTFAIGNTITGPNGSLDYDAPDRFFPQEESKLRDGT, from the coding sequence GTGACCCAGGTGAACGACTTGGACCCGGTGTTCCTCAGTTACCGACACTCCGACGGCGACCTGCTGGCCGAGCGCGCGGCCTGGGCCCACCGTGCTTACGGGGTTCCGGTGTGGCACGACCAGACTCACCTCCCGCCTGGAAACTTCAAGCGCCGACTTGACGAGGCGTTGAAGTCGGGACTGTCCGGCGCAGTCCTCCTGATCACCCCCGACTTGGCAGACTCCGACATCGTCCGCAACCTGGAACTCCCCCTCCTTCTCAAGTTGGAGGCGGACTCGGCGTTCACCTTCGCCATCGGCAACACCATCACCGGCCCGAACGGATCCTTGGACTACGACGCACCAGATCGCTTCTTTCCACAGGAGGAATCGAAACTGCGTGACGGGACTTGA
- a CDS encoding IS30 family transposase, with amino-acid sequence MLTLADREEISRGLAESLEYKEIAVLIDRDPSVVSREVARHGGRGGYRAVDADQVATRGRSRPKVMAVDRSSELRSVVLDLLRLGWSPGSIAGRLARERRDGDSGGVSHEAIYQWVYAQPVATLGRELIALRTGRTARRGPRPAPAPRIREPRYLDERPAEVEGRAVAGHWEGDLVVGKGGRSVVATLVERTSRFLILVPLHGRDSLTVSEAIISAVGSLPATIKRSLTWDCGSEMALHKGITATGLPVFFAHPHSPWERGSNENLNRIVREYLPKGIEITHDPTYLAAIAAEINDRPRKIHDWRKPSEVFIELLEADASTA; translated from the coding sequence ATGTTGACGTTGGCCGATCGGGAGGAGATCTCTCGTGGTCTGGCGGAGTCGTTGGAGTACAAGGAGATCGCTGTTCTAATCGATCGTGATCCCTCGGTCGTGTCGCGTGAGGTCGCTCGTCATGGCGGGCGTGGTGGGTATCGGGCGGTGGACGCCGACCAGGTCGCGACGCGGGGGCGGTCGCGGCCGAAGGTGATGGCGGTGGATCGGTCGTCGGAACTGCGGTCGGTGGTGCTGGACCTGTTGCGTCTGGGCTGGTCACCGGGGTCGATCGCGGGACGGTTGGCACGTGAACGTCGCGACGGGGACTCTGGCGGGGTGAGTCATGAGGCGATCTACCAGTGGGTCTATGCGCAGCCGGTGGCGACGCTGGGGCGGGAGTTGATCGCGTTGCGGACCGGACGCACCGCTCGGCGGGGGCCTCGTCCGGCGCCGGCGCCGCGGATCCGGGAGCCCCGCTATCTCGATGAACGTCCGGCCGAGGTCGAGGGCCGGGCGGTGGCCGGGCATTGGGAGGGGGACTTGGTCGTGGGCAAGGGCGGCAGGTCCGTGGTGGCGACCTTGGTGGAGCGCACCAGCCGGTTCCTGATCCTGGTGCCGCTTCACGGGCGGGACTCGTTGACGGTGAGTGAGGCGATCATCTCCGCTGTCGGTTCTCTCCCGGCGACGATCAAGCGGTCGTTGACGTGGGATTGTGGTTCGGAAATGGCTCTGCACAAGGGCATCACGGCTACCGGGTTGCCGGTGTTCTTCGCTCACCCGCACTCGCCGTGGGAGCGCGGCAGCAATGAGAACCTCAACCGGATCGTGCGGGAGTACCTGCCCAAGGGCATCGAGATCACCCATGACCCGACTTACCTTGCCGCCATCGCCGCCGAGATCAACGACCGGCCCCGTAAGATTCACGATTGGCGTAAACCCAGCGAGGTATTCATCGAACTCCTCGAAGCGGATGCTTCCACCGCCTGA
- a CDS encoding protein kinase domain-containing protein, translating to MNQVFGNQYLLGAPIAGSAPGEVYAAHSAEADADGSPSTVAITLVDRRLATTPGVDAHLREQLAQVVRVDNPHLAAVRQVVRDGDRLGVVTDPLPPRTLRDLLDGGIRVLPAQVASLGAEIALALADLHAAHVLHLAVCPENVRLDGPSALLTGHGVEAARVALRRTARDEITTASPPYTAPEVSGDRAIGAGADVYSLGALLYEACCGSPPFTGTLAEVMRQHESMLPGAVPGMPSPLAGLIGRMLAKDSLSRPNATEVARQLSELALTLSGEPVVDGEPARPVPVPSALPSLGRFTIMPKRKKARTLLGVGLVAVVGSAVLAFSGDDGPKAQPPAPTTTLATTTTAAPTTSSSSTTSTPSVSGTTTTTTTTAPATATGPVTVQLDALKPVAGEWESRRPTGVVGVNGTDYPHSLTSDLGSCGGQKGSVEYNLMRNYLTLEGTFGLADDSRVKETEALVEVIVDDEHPFREQIRFGQPVPLKVDLTNALRLTIRWQLSGEASSCELADLVFGDPRLLGASGRGTTSGTSPTTTTR from the coding sequence ATGAACCAAGTCTTCGGCAACCAGTACCTGCTCGGCGCCCCGATCGCCGGGTCGGCGCCGGGCGAGGTCTACGCGGCCCACTCGGCGGAGGCCGACGCGGACGGATCGCCGTCAACGGTCGCCATCACCCTGGTGGACCGCCGGTTGGCCACCACCCCCGGCGTGGACGCCCACCTCCGGGAGCAACTGGCCCAGGTGGTGCGGGTCGACAACCCGCACCTGGCCGCGGTCCGCCAAGTGGTGCGGGACGGCGACCGCCTCGGGGTGGTGACCGACCCGCTGCCGCCGCGCACCCTGCGCGACCTGCTCGACGGGGGGATCAGGGTGCTGCCCGCCCAGGTCGCCTCGCTGGGCGCGGAGATCGCCTTGGCACTCGCGGACCTGCATGCCGCGCACGTCCTGCACTTGGCGGTGTGCCCGGAGAACGTGCGGCTGGACGGCCCGTCGGCATTGCTCACCGGGCACGGCGTCGAAGCCGCCCGTGTAGCGCTGCGGCGGACGGCACGCGACGAGATCACGACGGCGTCGCCCCCCTACACGGCTCCGGAGGTCTCCGGCGACCGGGCGATCGGCGCCGGTGCCGACGTGTACTCGCTGGGCGCGCTCCTCTACGAGGCCTGCTGCGGCTCGCCGCCATTCACCGGGACGCTGGCCGAGGTGATGCGGCAGCACGAATCGATGCTGCCGGGTGCGGTGCCGGGGATGCCCTCGCCGCTCGCCGGGCTGATCGGCCGGATGCTCGCCAAGGACTCCCTGTCGCGCCCCAACGCCACAGAGGTGGCCCGGCAGTTGAGCGAGCTGGCCTTGACTCTCAGCGGTGAGCCGGTGGTCGACGGCGAGCCCGCACGGCCCGTCCCTGTTCCCTCCGCCCTCCCGTCCCTCGGAAGGTTCACGATCATGCCCAAGCGGAAGAAGGCCAGAACCCTCCTCGGTGTCGGCTTGGTGGCCGTGGTCGGCTCCGCGGTGCTCGCCTTCTCCGGGGACGACGGGCCGAAAGCGCAGCCGCCCGCGCCGACCACGACACTCGCCACGACCACAACCGCCGCTCCGACCACATCGAGCTCGAGCACCACGAGCACGCCGTCCGTGTCGGGGACGACCACGACCACGACCACGACAGCGCCGGCAACGGCCACCGGTCCGGTGACCGTGCAGTTGGACGCGCTCAAGCCGGTGGCCGGCGAGTGGGAGAGCCGCCGACCCACGGGGGTGGTGGGTGTCAACGGCACCGACTACCCGCACAGCCTCACCAGCGATCTGGGCTCCTGTGGCGGGCAGAAGGGATCCGTCGAGTACAACCTGATGCGCAACTACCTCACCTTGGAGGGCACCTTCGGCCTTGCCGACGACTCGCGGGTGAAGGAGACCGAAGCCCTGGTGGAGGTGATCGTCGACGACGAGCACCCGTTCCGCGAGCAGATCCGCTTCGGCCAGCCGGTGCCGCTGAAGGTCGACCTGACCAACGCGCTGCGCCTGACCATCCGGTGGCAACTCAGCGGGGAGGCCTCGTCCTGCGAACTCGCGGATTTGGTGTTCGGCGACCCGCGGCTGCTCGGCGCCTCCGGCCGAGGTACCACGTCCGGCACGTCCCCCACCACCACGACGCGGTAG
- a CDS encoding IS3 family transposase (programmed frameshift), whose translation MVMKHYPPEFRAEAVALYRSRPGATIKSVAQDLGVNHETLRNWIRLDDAQGSEAPAAAGAAPVARASPEDENVALCKRIRELEEERDILRKAARYFAGGDALVNRFRFVSEHQRRHGVKRLCQVIGLARSSYYHWKATQPDRAARAADDADLAARIRVIHRESAGTYGVPRVTAELHDTGHRVNHKRVARVMRGIGLAGVRLRRRHRTTVADPAAVKAPDLLGRDFTAQTPNARYVGDITYLPIADGTFLYLATVMDLCSRRLVGWAVADHMRVELVLDALHAAERTRGSLAGAIFHSDHGAQYGARAFADACRTAGVTRSMGAVGSSADNAAAESLNASFKRETLQGAQSWCSAREARLAVFGWAHRYNTRRRHSHLGQKSPIDYENTLIPAPATLTHAA comes from the exons ATGGTGATGAAGCACTACCCGCCCGAGTTTCGGGCCGAGGCGGTCGCGCTTTACCGGTCCCGGCCGGGTGCGACGATCAAGTCGGTGGCTCAGGACCTCGGGGTCAATCACGAGACGCTGCGCAACTGGATCCGGCTCGACGACGCGCAGGGCTCCGAGGCACCCGCCGCGGCCGGGGCGGCTCCAGTGGCCCGGGCCTCGCCGGAGGACGAGAACGTCGCGCTGTGCAAGCGGATCCGCGAACTCGAGGAGGAACGCGACATCCTGCGCAAGGCGGCCCGGTATTTCGCGGGGG GAGACGCGCTGGTGAACCGCTTCAGGTTCGTCTCCGAGCACCAACGCCGTCACGGCGTCAAGCGGTTGTGCCAGGTCATCGGCCTCGCCCGATCCAGCTACTACCACTGGAAAGCCACCCAACCCGACCGGGCCGCCCGCGCCGCGGACGACGCGGACCTGGCCGCCCGCATCCGCGTCATCCACCGGGAGTCAGCCGGCACCTACGGCGTCCCGCGCGTCACCGCCGAGCTGCACGACACCGGACACCGGGTCAACCACAAGCGGGTCGCCCGAGTCATGCGCGGGATCGGCCTGGCCGGGGTGCGGTTGCGCCGCCGGCACCGCACCACCGTCGCCGACCCGGCGGCGGTCAAGGCCCCGGACCTGCTTGGCCGCGACTTCACCGCGCAGACACCGAACGCCCGCTACGTCGGCGACATCACGTATCTGCCGATCGCCGACGGCACGTTCCTCTACCTGGCCACGGTGATGGACCTGTGCTCGCGCCGCCTGGTCGGCTGGGCCGTGGCCGACCACATGCGCGTCGAACTCGTCCTCGACGCCCTACACGCGGCCGAACGGACACGAGGCAGCCTGGCCGGGGCGATCTTCCACAGCGACCATGGAGCCCAATACGGTGCCAGGGCCTTCGCCGACGCCTGCCGGACCGCCGGGGTGACCCGATCCATGGGCGCGGTCGGCAGCTCCGCCGACAACGCCGCCGCCGAAAGCCTCAACGCCTCCTTCAAACGTGAGACGCTGCAAGGCGCCCAGAGTTGGTGCAGTGCAAGGGAAGCACGCCTGGCCGTGTTCGGCTGGGCGCACCGCTACAACACTCGACGCCGTCACTCCCACCTCGGCCAGAAGTCCCCGATCGACTACGAGAACACCCTCATTCCGGCACCGGCTACGCTGACCCACGCCGCATAA
- a CDS encoding transposase — translation MATGKRIARRLGAWICFADEAGQTLRPARARTWAPRGHTPVVAVTGKGSGRISMAALACYKAGERSRLIYRMMLHRGRKGEKKGFREHDFAALLDAAHQQLGGPIVLVWDNLGGHTSALMRRLVATRKWLRVYQLPSYAPDLNPVESVWSHLKRSLANLAAGTITRMSTLARTRLKRMQYVPGLVDGFLAGTGLRPP, via the coding sequence ATGGCCACAGGTAAAAGAATCGCGCGCAGGCTGGGCGCGTGGATCTGCTTCGCCGACGAGGCCGGGCAAACGCTGAGACCAGCCAGGGCCCGCACCTGGGCCCCGCGTGGACACACACCCGTGGTCGCGGTGACCGGTAAGGGCTCGGGTCGGATCTCGATGGCGGCTTTGGCCTGTTACAAGGCGGGCGAGAGATCGCGGCTGATCTACCGGATGATGCTGCACCGGGGCCGTAAAGGCGAGAAGAAGGGCTTCCGTGAACACGACTTCGCCGCCCTGCTCGATGCCGCGCACCAGCAACTGGGCGGGCCGATCGTGCTCGTGTGGGACAACTTGGGTGGCCACACCAGCGCTCTGATGCGTCGACTCGTGGCCACCCGAAAGTGGTTACGTGTCTACCAACTCCCGTCCTACGCCCCGGACCTCAACCCGGTGGAAAGCGTCTGGTCGCACCTGAAGCGCAGCCTGGCCAACCTCGCCGCAGGCACGATCACCCGCATGTCAACACTGGCCCGTACCCGGCTCAAACGGATGCAGTACGTGCCGGGTCTGGTCGACGGCTTCCTTGCTGGTACCGGGCTACGCCCGCCCTAG
- a CDS encoding IS3 family transposase (programmed frameshift), whose protein sequence is MSVADLRTENGPVGKKKQGPRAGQPKRRTFTAAYKLAIVEEYEGLTESGAKGALLRREGLYHSHLIDWTRSRDAGGLDALAVKPSGPKGKSAAEKENDRLRADNERLARELAKSQAVVEIMKTARALGNDLRGHGHRPQVDELIGNAFVELEPLLGTKPGCALVGKSRATLYRRRNPTPPMAGPHRPPTPHPASLSAAERADVLDVLRSPRFVDKAPAQVWATLLDEGRYLCSISTMYRLLRQAGEVRERRAQATHPAKVKPELVATAPNRVWSWDITKLKGPDRGVYYDLFVMLDIYSRKVVHAMVASTETAVLAAGFITDAIAANGGTVPGVVHADRGTSMTSKNVAMLLADLGVTRSHSRPHVSDDNPYSEAQFKTLKYCPAFPGRFGSIADARAFSHRFFQYYNHEHRHSGIGLHTPASVHDGTAATVRAERVRVLHAAYTANPARFHGVPTPPRLPTAAWINEPPQEDEKAEHETKQAP, encoded by the exons TTGAGTGTCGCCGATCTGCGGACCGAGAATGGTCCGGTGGGTAAGAAAAAGCAGGGACCTCGTGCGGGACAGCCGAAACGCCGGACGTTCACCGCCGCGTACAAACTGGCGATCGTGGAGGAATACGAAGGCCTGACCGAATCCGGCGCCAAGGGCGCGTTGTTGCGGCGGGAAGGGCTCTACCACTCCCACCTGATCGACTGGACCCGAAGCCGTGACGCCGGAGGCCTGGACGCCCTGGCCGTGAAACCCTCGGGCCCGAAAGGCAAGTCCGCGGCGGAGAAGGAGAACGACAGGCTCCGTGCCGACAATGAGCGTCTCGCCCGCGAGCTGGCGAAGTCGCAGGCGGTGGTGGAGATCATG AAAACTGCAAGGGCTCTTGGAAACGATCTCCGAGGGCACGGACACCGACCGCAGGTCGACGAGCTGATCGGTAACGCCTTCGTCGAGCTGGAACCGTTGCTGGGCACCAAACCAGGATGCGCGTTGGTCGGGAAGTCCAGAGCCACGTTGTACCGCCGTCGCAACCCGACACCACCGATGGCCGGACCGCACCGCCCACCGACGCCGCACCCGGCGAGCCTGTCGGCCGCCGAACGCGCCGATGTACTGGACGTGTTGCGGTCGCCCAGGTTCGTGGACAAGGCGCCGGCGCAGGTGTGGGCCACCCTGCTCGACGAGGGCCGGTACCTGTGCTCGATCTCCACGATGTACCGGCTGCTGCGCCAAGCCGGCGAGGTCCGTGAGCGGCGCGCGCAGGCCACCCATCCGGCGAAGGTCAAGCCGGAGTTGGTGGCCACCGCACCCAATCGGGTCTGGAGTTGGGACATCACCAAACTCAAAGGCCCCGATCGGGGCGTGTACTACGATTTGTTCGTCATGCTCGACATCTACTCGCGCAAGGTCGTGCACGCGATGGTCGCGTCGACCGAGACCGCCGTACTGGCCGCGGGGTTCATCACCGACGCCATCGCCGCCAACGGCGGGACGGTCCCCGGTGTGGTGCACGCCGACCGCGGCACCTCCATGACGTCGAAGAACGTCGCCATGCTGCTGGCCGATCTAGGTGTCACCCGCTCGCATTCCCGACCACACGTGTCCGACGACAACCCCTACAGCGAGGCCCAGTTCAAGACGTTGAAGTACTGCCCGGCGTTTCCGGGCCGGTTCGGGTCGATCGCCGACGCCCGCGCGTTCAGCCACCGGTTTTTTCAGTACTACAACCATGAACACCGCCACAGCGGGATCGGCCTGCACACCCCGGCGTCGGTCCATGACGGCACCGCGGCCACCGTCCGCGCCGAACGAGTCCGAGTCCTGCACGCCGCCTACACCGCCAACCCTGCCCGGTTCCACGGCGTACCGACCCCACCACGGCTGCCCACAGCGGCCTGGATCAACGAACCACCTCAGGAAGACGAGAAGGCAGAACACGAAACAAAACAAGCTCCCTGA
- a CDS encoding winged helix-turn-helix domain-containing protein, whose product MRYADGGGTGPRARAKRELVRLRAAEMFERGASPVEVARALEVSEKSARAWRRAWADGGTEALASTGPPGPKTKLNQRQITRLEEALLAGPAAAGWAEDQRWTLARVSTLIGRMFHVSYSLKGVALVLHRMGWTPQVPVHRAAERDDEAVATWRKSTWPQVKESRAGWARGSASPTRPGKR is encoded by the coding sequence GTGCGATACGCGGATGGCGGTGGCACCGGCCCGAGGGCACGTGCCAAGCGTGAACTGGTTCGCCTGCGAGCGGCGGAGATGTTCGAACGGGGAGCCTCGCCGGTCGAGGTGGCACGCGCGCTTGAGGTGTCGGAGAAATCGGCGCGGGCGTGGCGGCGGGCGTGGGCCGACGGCGGGACGGAAGCTCTGGCGTCCACAGGCCCGCCAGGCCCGAAGACCAAGCTGAACCAACGGCAGATCACCCGGCTGGAAGAGGCTTTGCTGGCCGGTCCGGCGGCAGCGGGGTGGGCCGAGGATCAGCGGTGGACGCTGGCCCGCGTGTCGACGCTGATCGGACGGATGTTCCACGTCTCCTACAGCCTCAAGGGCGTGGCGTTGGTGCTGCACCGGATGGGGTGGACTCCGCAGGTGCCGGTCCATCGTGCGGCGGAACGTGATGACGAGGCGGTGGCCACCTGGCGAAAGTCGACATGGCCACAGGTAAAAGAATCGCGCGCAGGCTGGGCGCGTGGATCTGCTTCGCCGACGAGGCCGGGCAAACGCTGA